TATTAATTATCAGTTTGTTTATTAAGTCATAATAAACCTGGTTCCATGTCTTCCAGCATGAAAGCTGAGATTGAAGATCATCAAGgctgtgaaagcagcagctccaACACCACAGAAGAAGATCTAATGAAAGCAAGCAGCAGCTCCAACACCACAGAAGAAGATCTTATGAGAGAAAGCAGCAGCTCCAACACCACAGAAGAAGATCTAATGAAAGCAAGCAGCAGCTCTAACACCACAGAAGAAGATCTAATGAGAGAAAAAAGCAGCTCCAACACCACCGAAGAAGATCTAATGAGAGAAAGCAGCAGCTCCAACACCACAGAAGAAGATCTAATGTCACACAGTGGAGGAACTCCTGACAGCTGCAACTGGAAGGGATATCCTTGAGTGTGACTGTAACTGTTACACTTGTCCGCCATCTTGTGGAATGACATGTCAATTAATTTAGGCTACTATTGGAATCAATTCACTAGTGGCCTAGGCATTTTGCTTTATTtagcaaactttttttttttttacaaaataagGTACACTTGCTGAATGTATGTTGATTATTTTCACAATATTAACAAATGTACAAATGTTTTGTGCcaatgtagctcagctggtagagcacggcgcttgtaacgccaaggtagtgggttcgatacccgggaccacccatacacaaacatgtatgcacgcatgactgtaagtcgctttggataaaagcgtctgataaatggcatattataattataattataattatacaAATTACTGTACAGCAAAACAACaagtaatgtaaaatgtatcagATCATTTAAATAGAATTTACATAGAATTTTAATTCAAGCAATCATCAAACCAGTTTTGTTAAAAGGCACAAGTAAAGACTGTTCATATCACATTTGATTTTTAAATAACAGGTGAATCAAGATCACAGATCCCAGTAACGTTGGCTGAATACAGCCAACTCCTGATAAATCCACATTGGATTAGTCCAAATTCAAGTGGAAGTGCTTGCAGTTCATTTTATCCACGGCGTTGTGGATATCTTCACGCTCCAGTTCTCCAGACACTTCATCTGAGTACAGTGGATGGTGATCATTTATGATATTGCACGTTTTCAATGGTACACTTTCAAACTGAGCTCCCAGATTAGTGCAGGCTGCGAGATGCGACTGACATTTTacgggtggggagagagcgagagtgggGGGTGGACATGGAGGGCGCATGGCTTGAAGCACTGAACATCATGATGTGAATTGGAATGTGTTTAGGCTATTACTAGCATCAGAACTTCACTGAATTACATAATTATATACTAGACATTAGGAATACTTTTGGAACTTAAAATAACATTATATAAACCGATTTTCAAGATTTGTAAATAACAGTTCTGTTCCAGAAGACTAGACATCACTTTTGTTCCCAGTTCAGTTTCTGTTTCATGAAGAAAAtgtacatttaaataatttagcagaagctcttagggttaagtgccttgctgaagggcaGATCAACATACTTTTTTTTCTTCCACCTAGTCtgcttagggattccaaacagcaACCTTAGTCAGCTAGTCGGCTGAGGGATTCCAAACAGCAACCTTAGTCAGCTAGTCGGCTGAGGGATTCCAAACAGCAACCTTAGTCAGCTAGTCGGCTGAGGGATTCCAAACAGCAACCGTAGTCAGCTAGTCGGCTGAGGGATTCCAAACAGCAACCGTAGTCAGCTAGTCGGCTGAGGGATTCCAAACAGCAACCTTAGTCAGCTAGTCGGCTGAGGGATTCAAACgggcgacctttcagttactggcctaacgctgttaaccgctaggctacctgccgcccagtggtcctctctctgactcactcactcactctcacacacgcacacacacaaacactaaaaaagaattcacacacacacttaacaataaTTTACAGATGCAATAGAAACAGATACAATTCCTAAAATGAATCtgagttttttctttttttcactATTATTAAAACTAtgtccagtgtagctcagttggtagcacatggtgtttgcaatgccaaggttgttggttcaattcccatgggggaccagtattaatgaaaatgtatgcactcactactgtaagtcactctggataagagtgtctgctaaatgactaaaatgtaaacagctCCAGCTAATATCACTGTCATGGATGCCACAGCACTGCTTCTAGCTGTGGAATGGGATAGTTGTGGTCCACACTCTGAATCCGACCAAGGGGATCCTGGTTTCATTTCCTGAAGTCCCAAGGATTCACATCTATAAACAGATAAATACTGGCCATTAATGATTCATTTATAACTTGGTCATACATCTTTCAGTTTTAGATGTGTGTTAGGTAACTTTGTATTTAGGGTAAAAACTATTTGTGTAAGCCACACTTACCCAGTGTGTGACTGGCAGGCTGTAAATGATCCATCTGAATAAGTATCACCAGTACAGTTAGAACACACAGTATCTGTAGATGTTGTTCCTGCATAAATGGAGGTTTAAACATACGTTTACATTATTAAAAAACAAGACATCCCAAAACAAACTTGTAAACATCGTACTTAAACTTTCTTGATTTATTTTTAATTCTCTAAtgatttcaatcaatcaatcaaacgaTCAGCTActtttaattcagtagagtaacTTGGCACACTAGAAATCATGACAAAATCACGTTGAATACTTGAGAGGAGACCAACCTGTGTGACGGATGTATTGACCAGGTTTACAGCTGCTGTGTTTCTGGGCTATTCTACAACCATCTTTGTTAGAGAGCAGACAAAAGAACCCCTCCAGTGGCCTGCAAAAATCATCTGATTCTGGTTTGCATGGCTgtttttgtaacgatcccggctgtctgagtcgggtcctgtctggtgactagtttttcctgttcgtaatctccagtttcccgagggttcgggaacgctccggggagcgctctggttttccgcacctgcatcccatcagcaatctgcacacctggtcctgatcatcacccttcttaggctctggccgaacatccagttcctgccggatcgttagctatgaacagtatgtttgtcagcgtgtcagcctctgagcccttagttagttttgttgttttgcaccttgttacttgctgtgtactgacctccgtttttgttctgtctgcagtctctcacccggaaccttcacccaacctctgcctgatggtcggcggctgccgagccagtaccggaccaaccactgcaccctcaacaacccatccacgccacccgctctgttccctggattattcagcctcactcggaatctactaaataaacactcacctttctctcaacgtaccttgtccttgtctgcttctgggttctggcatagtaaaccctgacagaacgatccggccagtaatgaacccagcggacctggactccgttcgccatgctattacccagcaggagaagatgttgggccatcatagcacggtactacaggagatcgcgttgtcagttcggaacctttctaccggtctggcggaggtccagaaccaacgtaagtgtccggtggaggatccactaccggtttcacccatctcgcctgccgcttctgaagctgtgtccatccgtgagcccaaggttccgacgccggataaatatgagggggagctgggaagatgccgttccttccttatgcagtgtggattagtgttcgatctacagccctactcttatgccacagacaaggctaggatagcctttgtgattgagttgctgcgtggtcgagcgctggagtgggcttcagccgtttgggaacgacaggatccctgcatggcttcataccaggggttcacggccgagatgaggaagctcttcgaccattccgtccgagggagggacgcagctaggcgcctgttttcgcttcgccaaggaactcgcagcgtggccgacttcgtgatcgagttcaagacgttggctgtggagagtgggtggaacgaggagtcgctgcaagcggccttttaccagggtctgtcggagcagctcaaggatgagttgatctcctatccggagcctagtgacctggacagcttggtagccttgtctattcgggtggataatcgagtccgagagcgaaggagggagaagcaatggggtccgtccaatcgatcagcttctcagttcccagtcgggtcgggtggtggaccagaacacgtcgatcattctccaccacaatggattagtggagaggtcctctctcccgattctgaacccatgcaagtggggcggcacgggttaaccaaggaggagcgtcaacatagacgtaagaccaactgctgcctctactgtggtagctcgggacattacatctccacttgttcccggcggtcgtcaaactgcccggctcgctaaagttgggaggacttttagcgagccagtttcaacctctcagtacctctgtcagaccccgtttccggctacccttgtgaacaggaatcagagcttagcgcttaacgcttttatcgattcaggtgccgatggaagctttcttgatgccgaagttggtggaacagctggggctttccaaggagcaattgccggaagccattgaagcgaccactctgaacggcagtagtctggcacgtatcacgatgaggactgaaccggttaagatgcggttgtcggggaatcattctgagatgatttcattcttcattctgccgtcttcccatgttcctctggtccttggatacccctggctgaaggaacacaatcccacgttcgattgggtgacgggcaaggtaacgagttggagccttgattgtcatgctaactgtctcaagactgcctgcccccattcggttcccagtcaggtgattgaggctaaacccccagatttgtccctggttcccgagacatatcacgatttgggggaagttttcagtaagcagaaggctctgtcactccctccccaccgaccatatgattgtgccatcaacctggtccctggagctgtctaccccaagggaaggttatacagtatctcccgacctgaacgtgaggcgttggagacctacatcaaggagtccctagctgctggtctcgttcgtccctcgtcatcacccctggggcaggattcttctttgtgggtaagaaggatggctctcttcgaccgtgtattgattatcgggggttgaatgacatcacggtcaagaacaagtatcccctgcccttgatgagttctgccttcgactccttacagggtgctacggtgttcaccaagctagacctacgcaatgcgtatcacctggtccggatcagagagggggacgagtggttgacgggtttcaatacaccgatgggtcacttcgagtatcaggtgatgccgtttggactgaccaatgctccagcggtattccagagtatggtgaacgacgtcctgagagatatgatcggtctctttgtgtttgtttacctggatgacattctgatcttctcgaaggaaccttccgaccacgtccagcatgtccggcaggttctgcagcgattgttggagaatcgcctgttcgtgaagggccgagaagtgcgagtttcacgcccacacgacatcctttctcgggtacatcatctccaggggagagattaggatggaccaggagaaggttagagcggttctggagtgggcccagcccggtacgagattgcagctccagagatttttggggtttgcgaatttctaccgcagattcatccgggattacagccgtgtggccgctccgttaactgccttgacttccagtatcaggaccttcaagtggaatccggaggcggatcgagcgtttctggatttgaagaggcgattcaccaacgcaccgattctctctcaaccggacacggcccgtcagttcgtcgttgaagtggacgcgtctgatgtgggagttggcgccatcctgtcgcagcgatgctccacggacagtaaactccatccctgcgcctactactcgtcgcctttcgcctgcggagaggaattacgatgtgggtaaccggggagcttctcgcggtgaaacttgccttggaggagtggcgccactggttggagggggcggagcaaccgtttattgtctggactgaccacaagaatcttgcttacgtgcaatcggctaaacgtctcaactcc
This portion of the Coregonus clupeaformis isolate EN_2021a chromosome 24, ASM2061545v1, whole genome shotgun sequence genome encodes:
- the LOC121537803 gene encoding tumor necrosis factor receptor superfamily member 14-like produces the protein MAQFESLIWIIPNILVIVSIGSCIACGRAEYRIGDECCPMCSPGNRVHKHCTEFTSTSCVPCVDSTFLDEPNGLMKCAPCSSCDSGLGLRVKLSGFTMPEPRSRQPCKPESDDFCRPLEGFFCLLSNKDGCRIAQKHSSCKPGQYIRHTGTTSTDTVCSNCTGDTYSDGSFTACQSHTGCESLGLQEMKPGSPWSDSECGPQLSHSTARSSAVASMTVILAGAVYILVI